In Bacillus sp. FJAT-45037, the following are encoded in one genomic region:
- a CDS encoding cytochrome (ubi)quinol oxidase subunit III, producing MAGAVDTSKGLPSHPERATLEGKNKFLGFWFFLGGETILFATFFGTYLGLRGGTADGPTAADIVALPLVFIMTMLLLTSSLTSVLAMFAMKKNNFKAMMIWMWITVLLGLGFLGMEIYEFHHYVTDYDFGFSTSAFSSAFYSLVGLHGAHVVFGLSWIIVLLVRYRKSGITLTNAPKFYVAGLYWHFIDVVWVFIFTVVYLMGVGG from the coding sequence ATGGCAGGTGCAGTAGATACATCTAAAGGTCTTCCTTCTCACCCAGAGAGGGCTACACTTGAAGGGAAAAATAAATTCCTAGGTTTCTGGTTCTTCCTTGGTGGTGAAACCATTCTTTTCGCAACATTCTTTGGTACTTACTTAGGCTTACGTGGCGGAACTGCAGATGGTCCAACGGCAGCTGATATTGTTGCACTACCACTTGTGTTCATCATGACGATGCTCCTACTAACAAGTAGTTTGACAAGTGTGTTGGCGATGTTTGCCATGAAGAAAAACAATTTCAAAGCGATGATGATTTGGATGTGGATTACCGTATTATTAGGTCTAGGTTTCCTTGGTATGGAGATCTATGAATTCCATCATTATGTTACTGATTATGATTTTGGCTTCTCAACTAGTGCATTTTCATCAGCATTCTATTCGCTTGTTGGATTGCACGGTGCTCACGTAGTATTTGGTTTAAGCTGGATTATTGTTCTGCTCGTTCGTTATAGAAAAAGCGGGATTACTTTAACAAATGCTCCTAAGTTTTATGTTGCTGGACTTTACTGGCATTTTATCGACGTAGTGTGGGTATTTATCTTCACTGTCGTTTATCTTATGGGAGTAGGAGGTTGA
- a CDS encoding cytochrome C oxidase subunit IV family protein has translation MADNLSQSFDKSAMTDEEKRQIKKEIRKQIVVFALMIFLTLMSFMAVAADIVPRSFAVPFILILAMIQFALQLFFFMHMKDKDHGWANAFMISGIFITVPTIAALMLLLGVTKY, from the coding sequence ATGGCAGATAATTTGAGTCAATCGTTTGACAAAAGTGCGATGACAGATGAAGAGAAACGCCAGATTAAAAAAGAAATTCGTAAGCAAATTGTTGTTTTTGCTCTTATGATTTTCTTGACACTCATGTCATTCATGGCTGTAGCTGCGGACATTGTTCCACGTTCGTTCGCTGTTCCATTCATCTTGATTCTTGCCATGATTCAATTTGCTCTACAGTTATTCTTCTTTATGCACATGAAGGATAAAGATCATGGTTGGGCAAATGCGTTCATGATCTCTGGTATTTTCATTACAGTTCCGACGATTGCAGCCCTTATGCTGTTACTTGGGGTAACGAAATACTAG
- a CDS encoding cryptochrome/photolyase family protein translates to MHKKVAVWFRRDFRFHDQTALNEAVEQVKLANGKWFAFFYLDPKTADATPIHHDYFFQTVLDFKKKLQELGGDLHIVTGEIEEALEAVLYKHNDLDGVFVNDDRVGEGCKRDDAAEEYLATRNIPIYRFEDAYLTTPDQVLKKDGHPYKVFTPYYKAWRSEQKRVPRSLSTKIIQAYLLKSEVIDDKAEELFNLIVSSCKCTWGAIGESHAIQRLQTFIDERLSEYERHRDYPGIVGTSRLSPYLKTGVLSVRSVFHHVIESEANSHSADVYISELAWRDFYRMIHFYHPKSKEKEVMSRYREIKWGQEEERLEQWKLGQTGFPIVDAAMRQLRKEGWMHNRMRMITASFLTKDYLLDWRLGERYFEEMLIDYDASSNIGGWQWAASVGTDPVPYFRIFNPITQSKRFDEQGVYIRHYLPELNKVPDKYIHEPWKMDRDEQENYHCVINEDYPAPTVDHSIQRKKAISLFKDGE, encoded by the coding sequence ATGCATAAGAAAGTAGCGGTTTGGTTTAGAAGAGATTTTCGCTTTCATGATCAAACAGCATTAAATGAAGCAGTTGAACAAGTCAAACTAGCGAATGGCAAATGGTTTGCCTTTTTTTATTTAGATCCTAAAACAGCTGACGCGACACCGATACATCATGATTATTTTTTTCAGACAGTCTTGGACTTTAAGAAAAAGCTACAAGAGCTCGGAGGAGACCTTCATATTGTAACAGGGGAGATTGAAGAAGCACTAGAGGCAGTCCTCTATAAACATAATGATCTTGATGGAGTGTTTGTTAATGACGATCGAGTAGGCGAGGGATGTAAGCGTGATGATGCGGCAGAAGAGTATTTAGCAACGCGTAATATTCCGATCTATCGTTTTGAAGATGCTTATTTGACGACTCCAGATCAAGTATTAAAAAAAGACGGTCACCCATATAAAGTGTTTACGCCTTATTATAAAGCATGGAGAAGTGAGCAAAAGAGAGTGCCACGTAGTCTCTCTACTAAAATTATTCAAGCTTATCTACTAAAATCTGAGGTGATTGACGACAAAGCAGAGGAATTATTTAATCTAATCGTTTCATCGTGTAAGTGTACGTGGGGTGCAATCGGAGAAAGTCATGCGATCCAACGGCTTCAAACTTTTATTGATGAGAGATTAAGTGAGTATGAGCGCCATCGTGATTATCCAGGCATCGTGGGAACGAGTCGACTATCTCCATACTTAAAAACAGGTGTGTTATCGGTACGGTCAGTCTTTCATCATGTGATAGAATCTGAGGCGAATAGTCATAGTGCTGATGTTTACATAAGCGAATTAGCGTGGAGAGACTTTTACCGAATGATTCATTTTTATCATCCAAAGAGCAAGGAAAAAGAAGTGATGAGCCGCTACCGGGAGATCAAATGGGGACAAGAGGAAGAGCGACTCGAACAATGGAAGTTGGGCCAGACTGGTTTTCCGATCGTTGATGCAGCGATGCGACAATTAAGAAAAGAAGGTTGGATGCATAACCGAATGAGAATGATTACAGCGTCATTCTTAACAAAAGATTACCTATTAGACTGGCGCTTAGGTGAACGTTATTTTGAAGAAATGCTGATTGATTATGATGCCTCTTCAAACATCGGGGGCTGGCAGTGGGCAGCCTCTGTAGGTACTGATCCTGTACCTTACTTTCGAATCTTTAACCCGATTACACAGTCAAAGCGTTTTGACGAACAAGGTGTGTACATTCGCCACTACCTCCCAGAATTAAATAAAGTTCCTGATAAATATATTCATGAACCTTGGAAAATGGATAGAGATGAGCAGGAAAACTATCATTGCGTTATAAACGAAGACTATCCAGCACCAACAGTAGATCATAGTATTCAAAGAAAAAAAGCTATTTCACTCTTTAAGGATGGAGAGTAA
- a CDS encoding COX15/CtaA family protein, translating into MHKWLKIYSVITSIGLLIVLIQGALVTKTGSGEGCGATWPLCFGEVIPTTPAIETIIEYSHRIVSGLVGAMIIVLAFWAWKQLKHIRETKTFSIASVILIIFQGLLGAGAVVFGQSKAILALHFGISAMSLASVVLLTILAFEDGKEQKVAPRVTKGYKYYLFFVITYCYAVIYSGAYVKHSEATLACSGFPLCNGQLFPGLSGPIGAHYFHRVVGTILLVFLIILMTWTIKRYKHEHVLLWTSILAVVLVIGQFASGISVVFTQNALSVGLIHALIISVLFSTLSYMAMILTRAKSIS; encoded by the coding sequence GTGCACAAATGGTTAAAAATTTATAGTGTCATCACCTCAATTGGCCTCCTCATTGTACTTATACAAGGTGCCCTCGTCACTAAGACAGGCTCAGGAGAAGGGTGTGGAGCAACGTGGCCACTTTGCTTTGGTGAGGTTATTCCTACCACCCCTGCCATTGAAACAATCATTGAATACAGTCACAGAATTGTTTCTGGACTAGTAGGGGCGATGATTATTGTTCTAGCTTTTTGGGCTTGGAAGCAACTCAAGCATATTCGAGAAACAAAAACGTTCTCGATCGCATCTGTTATCTTAATTATTTTCCAAGGGTTACTCGGAGCTGGAGCCGTCGTATTCGGTCAATCAAAAGCGATTTTAGCCCTACATTTCGGTATCTCAGCGATGTCTTTAGCTTCCGTTGTTTTACTCACGATTCTTGCATTTGAAGATGGTAAGGAACAAAAAGTAGCACCTAGAGTCACAAAGGGTTACAAATATTATCTCTTCTTTGTTATCACTTATTGTTACGCAGTTATTTATTCAGGAGCGTACGTAAAACATTCAGAAGCGACTCTAGCCTGCTCTGGTTTCCCTTTATGTAACGGACAACTATTTCCGGGATTATCTGGTCCAATCGGTGCTCATTATTTCCATAGAGTCGTTGGAACGATTCTCTTAGTTTTCCTTATCATCCTAATGACTTGGACAATCAAGCGTTACAAACATGAACATGTACTCTTATGGACAAGCATTCTAGCGGTCGTTTTGGTCATTGGACAATTTGCGAGTGGAATCTCTGTTGTATTTACTCAAAATGCCTTATCTGTTGGACTCATCCACGCGTTAATTATTTCTGTTCTTTTTTCCACACTCTCTTATATGGCGATGATTCTGACAAGAGCAAAGTCAATTTCATAA
- the pyc gene encoding pyruvate carboxylase, which produces MNGLSNIKKVLVANRGEIAIRIFRACTELHIRTVAIYSKEDTGAYHRYKADEAYLVGEGKKPIDAYLDIENIIEVAKLHDVDAIHPGYGFLSENIDFATRCSEEGIIFIGPELEHLIMFGDKVQAREQAIKANLPVIPGSDGTVLSLEDVKQFGDENGYPFIIKASLGGGGRGMRIVRSESEMKESYERAKSEAKSAFGNDEVYVEKFIENPKHIEVQILADKHGHTIHLYDRDCSVQRRHQKVVEIAPSVSLDIELRERICAAAVQLMVNVGYVNAGTVEFLVTDDGEFYFIEVNPRVQVEHTITEMVTGVDIVQSQLMIANGEELHSPLLGIPKQEDVVCNGYAIQSRVTTEDPSNGFMPDTGRINAYRTGGGFGVRLDAGNGFQGAVITPYYDSLLVKVSTWALTFENAAAKMLRNLREFRIRGIMTNIAFLENVVQHPRFLNGQYNTSFIDTTPELFVFPKRKDRGTKMLSFIGETIVNGYPGLEKGNKPVLDLPPVPKLKLTDPIPSGTKQMLDQEGPVALAKWVKEQKEVLLTDTTFRDAHQSLLATRVRTHDLKRIAEPTSRMVPNLFSMEMWGGATFDVAMRFLHEDPWERLLTLRKQSPNVLFQMLLRASNAVGYKNYPDNVIEEFVAKSSHAGIDVFRIFDSLNWVEGMKLTIESVRNQNKIAEAAMCYTGDILDSARPKYDLEYYKKLAKELENSGAHILGIKDMAGLLKPEAAYQLISTLKETIDIPIHLHTHDTSGNGLFTYARAIDAGVDIVDVAVGSMAGLTSQPSANSLYYALSDSARKPNVDIKALEELGEFWEGTRKYYAGFESGMNAPHTEVYEHEMPGGQYSNLQQQAKAVGLEARWNEVKKMYRTVNDMFGDVVKVTPSSKIVGDMALYMVQNDLNEEAVYTRGESLDFPDSVVEFFEGQLGQPYQGFPEKLQKLILKGRTPIEGRPSESMDPVDFQEIKEKLFKQLDRQVTSHDMLSYALYPKVFTDFESFRSQFGDVSVLDTLTFFYGMRLGEEIEVEIEKGKTLIVKFISLSKPHEDGTRIVYFELNGQPREVVIKDLNVATTTIARPKVDKDNPNQIGASMPGTVVKTLVKKGAKVKKGDHLMITEAMKMETTVQAVFDGEIKEVFVQDGEPILTGDLLIEMKE; this is translated from the coding sequence ATGAATGGTTTATCAAACATTAAAAAAGTATTGGTGGCAAATCGTGGTGAAATTGCAATTAGGATTTTCCGAGCATGTACAGAACTACATATACGTACTGTGGCTATATATTCTAAAGAGGACACAGGTGCTTACCACAGGTACAAAGCAGATGAGGCATATTTGGTTGGCGAAGGAAAAAAGCCCATTGATGCATACTTAGATATTGAAAATATTATCGAAGTAGCGAAACTGCATGATGTTGATGCGATTCATCCAGGCTATGGTTTCTTATCTGAAAATATTGATTTTGCGACTCGTTGTAGCGAGGAAGGCATCATTTTTATTGGCCCAGAACTCGAGCACCTCATAATGTTCGGTGATAAGGTTCAGGCTAGAGAACAAGCCATTAAAGCGAATCTTCCTGTCATCCCCGGAAGTGATGGAACTGTATTAAGTTTAGAAGACGTGAAACAATTCGGTGATGAGAATGGGTATCCATTTATTATTAAGGCATCCTTAGGTGGAGGCGGCCGAGGAATGCGTATTGTTCGCTCCGAATCAGAAATGAAAGAATCCTATGAGCGAGCAAAGTCAGAAGCGAAATCAGCCTTCGGGAATGATGAAGTCTATGTCGAGAAATTCATTGAGAATCCAAAACATATTGAAGTTCAGATTCTAGCAGACAAGCATGGTCATACGATTCACTTATATGATCGAGATTGTTCTGTTCAACGAAGACATCAGAAAGTCGTTGAAATTGCTCCGAGTGTGTCATTAGACATAGAGCTTCGCGAGCGCATTTGTGCGGCAGCAGTTCAATTGATGGTGAATGTAGGATATGTTAATGCTGGAACGGTCGAGTTTTTAGTGACTGATGATGGAGAATTTTACTTTATTGAAGTAAACCCTCGCGTTCAAGTGGAACATACCATTACTGAAATGGTCACTGGTGTAGACATTGTTCAATCACAATTAATGATTGCAAATGGAGAAGAGCTACATAGTCCTTTATTAGGTATACCAAAGCAAGAAGATGTCGTTTGTAACGGGTATGCGATCCAATCACGTGTGACGACAGAAGATCCTAGCAATGGATTTATGCCTGACACTGGTCGAATTAATGCTTATCGTACAGGTGGAGGGTTTGGCGTGCGACTGGATGCTGGTAACGGATTCCAAGGCGCTGTCATCACTCCTTATTACGACTCTTTATTAGTGAAAGTATCGACATGGGCACTAACATTTGAAAATGCAGCAGCAAAAATGCTACGCAATTTACGGGAGTTCCGAATTCGTGGAATTATGACGAATATTGCATTCTTAGAAAATGTTGTTCAGCATCCGCGTTTTCTAAATGGACAATATAATACATCATTTATTGATACGACACCTGAACTCTTTGTTTTCCCGAAACGAAAAGACCGTGGAACGAAAATGCTATCCTTTATTGGTGAAACGATTGTTAATGGTTACCCAGGACTCGAAAAAGGAAACAAGCCTGTTCTTGATCTGCCTCCTGTCCCTAAATTAAAATTAACAGATCCTATCCCAAGTGGCACAAAGCAAATGCTAGACCAAGAAGGACCAGTTGCATTAGCGAAATGGGTAAAGGAACAAAAAGAAGTATTATTAACGGATACGACATTCCGCGATGCTCACCAATCGTTGCTTGCAACACGCGTTCGAACACATGATTTAAAAAGAATCGCAGAACCAACTTCACGTATGGTTCCAAATCTGTTCTCAATGGAAATGTGGGGTGGCGCAACTTTTGATGTGGCGATGCGCTTTTTACATGAAGATCCTTGGGAACGATTGCTAACGCTTCGTAAACAATCTCCAAATGTATTGTTCCAAATGCTACTTCGTGCGTCCAATGCTGTCGGATATAAGAACTATCCAGACAATGTGATAGAGGAATTTGTAGCTAAGTCAAGCCATGCAGGCATTGATGTATTCAGGATCTTTGATAGTTTAAACTGGGTCGAGGGCATGAAGCTGACGATTGAATCAGTACGTAATCAAAACAAGATTGCTGAAGCAGCTATGTGCTATACAGGTGACATTTTAGATTCTGCGCGGCCTAAATATGATTTAGAATACTATAAAAAGCTTGCTAAAGAATTAGAAAATTCGGGTGCCCATATACTTGGAATTAAAGATATGGCTGGACTGTTAAAGCCTGAAGCAGCGTACCAACTTATTTCAACTCTTAAAGAAACAATTGATATTCCAATTCATTTGCATACCCATGACACGAGTGGAAATGGCTTATTTACCTATGCTAGAGCGATTGATGCAGGAGTCGACATTGTCGATGTTGCGGTAGGCTCTATGGCTGGCCTAACATCTCAGCCAAGTGCAAACAGTCTTTACTACGCTTTAAGTGATTCGGCGCGTAAGCCGAACGTAGACATTAAAGCGTTAGAAGAGCTTGGGGAATTCTGGGAAGGTACACGTAAATATTATGCTGGGTTTGAAAGTGGCATGAACGCACCCCACACAGAAGTATACGAACATGAAATGCCCGGCGGTCAATATAGCAATCTTCAACAGCAAGCGAAAGCAGTTGGCTTAGAAGCTCGATGGAATGAAGTAAAGAAGATGTACCGTACTGTTAATGACATGTTTGGAGATGTTGTAAAAGTCACTCCATCATCTAAAATTGTCGGTGATATGGCATTGTACATGGTTCAAAATGATTTAAATGAAGAAGCTGTATATACTCGTGGTGAGTCGCTTGATTTTCCTGATTCCGTCGTTGAATTTTTTGAAGGTCAATTAGGACAACCGTATCAAGGTTTCCCTGAGAAGCTTCAGAAATTAATCTTAAAAGGTCGAACACCGATAGAAGGTAGACCGAGTGAGAGTATGGATCCAGTTGATTTCCAAGAGATCAAAGAAAAACTCTTTAAGCAGCTTGATCGACAAGTGACAAGTCATGACATGCTTTCATATGCTCTGTATCCGAAAGTATTTACAGATTTTGAAAGTTTCCGTAGTCAATTTGGAGATGTGTCCGTTCTGGATACGTTAACATTCTTCTACGGTATGCGACTAGGGGAAGAGATTGAAGTAGAGATTGAAAAAGGGAAGACGTTAATTGTGAAATTTATTTCTCTCTCTAAACCCCATGAAGATGGGACAAGAATTGTCTACTTTGAATTAAATGGTCAACCACGTGAAGTTGTGATTAAAGATTTAAACGTAGCTACAACGACTATTGCACGGCCAAAAGTGGACAAAGACAATCCGAATCAAATTGGTGCATCGATGCCTGGAACCGTCGTAAAAACTCTTGTGAAAAAGGGTGCTAAAGTTAAAAAGGGTGATCATTTAATGATTACCGAAGCGATGAAAATGGAAACAACAGTTCAGGCAGTGTTTGATGGAGAGATAAAAGAAGTCTTCGTACAAGATGGAGAACCAATTTTAACAGGTGATTTACTGATTGAGATGAAGGAATAA
- the coxB gene encoding cytochrome c oxidase subunit II — protein MKLWKTASRFLPLSFLALFLTGCLGEENLTALDPKGPQSQWIYDNMILSLIVMALVSIVVFAIFFIILAKYRRKPGDDEIPKQVHGSTALEITWTVIPILLLVILAVPTITGTFMFADKEPDPEIGDDTVYITVTGHQYWWQFDYEDEGFTAGQDVYIPVGEKVIFELHASDVQHSFWVPALGGKLDTVPGITNHMWLEADEPGTFKGKCAELCGPSHALMDFKLIALERDEYDAWVAGMQEEVEAPTETLANQGREVFEEQSCIGCHAVGGMGSDLGPTLTNFGEREVIAGYLEYNAENLEAWIRDPESIKQGNNMPAFPEMSDEDMEALIAYLDSLKVME, from the coding sequence ATGAAACTTTGGAAAACAGCATCGCGTTTTCTACCTCTTTCCTTTTTAGCCCTATTTTTGACGGGGTGTTTAGGGGAAGAAAACCTAACGGCTCTTGATCCCAAGGGTCCACAGTCACAATGGATTTATGATAATATGATTCTTTCTTTAATTGTCATGGCCCTTGTGAGTATTGTCGTATTTGCAATCTTTTTCATCATTCTTGCAAAATACCGTCGCAAGCCTGGTGACGATGAGATCCCTAAGCAAGTTCACGGGAGCACGGCACTTGAAATCACATGGACAGTCATCCCGATTCTCCTTCTAGTAATTTTAGCTGTACCTACGATTACAGGTACATTTATGTTTGCAGATAAGGAGCCAGATCCAGAAATTGGTGATGATACTGTCTATATCACAGTAACAGGTCATCAATATTGGTGGCAGTTTGACTATGAAGATGAAGGATTCACTGCTGGGCAAGATGTTTACATTCCAGTAGGGGAGAAAGTTATTTTTGAACTTCATGCTTCAGACGTTCAACACTCATTCTGGGTACCAGCATTAGGTGGTAAGCTTGATACGGTTCCTGGAATTACAAACCACATGTGGTTAGAAGCAGACGAGCCTGGAACATTTAAAGGTAAGTGTGCGGAGTTATGTGGTCCTTCACATGCATTAATGGACTTTAAACTAATTGCGCTTGAGCGTGATGAGTATGATGCATGGGTTGCTGGCATGCAAGAAGAAGTCGAAGCACCAACAGAAACGCTTGCAAATCAAGGTCGTGAAGTATTCGAAGAGCAAAGCTGTATCGGATGTCACGCTGTCGGTGGAATGGGATCAGACCTTGGTCCAACACTTACAAACTTTGGTGAGCGTGAAGTAATTGCTGGTTACTTGGAGTACAATGCTGAGAACCTTGAAGCGTGGATTCGTGATCCTGAATCTATTAAACAAGGTAATAACATGCCTGCGTTCCCTGAAATGAGCGATGAAGACATGGAAGCTTTAATTGCTTATCTTGATTCTTTAAAAGTAATGGAATAA
- the cyoE gene encoding heme o synthase: MNKTNSVIDVSDVIEAGPDSSVADDQQKSWKDYLVLAKQGIVTSNLITTFAGIYLAIVYTGTVFTMHLGTMIFGLLGAALVMAGGCTLNNYIDRDIDHLMERTKERPTVTGRFSAKHVLLVGLSQAALGIFFLALTTPTAAVIGIIGLFIYVVLYTMWTKRTTTLNTIVGSFSGAVPPLIGWAAIDGSLHMYAWLLFFIMFFWQPPHFLALAMKRVEEYRAAGIPMLPVVAGFEMTKRQMVVYVAALLPVSLMLYPFGIVYTVVAAILGVGWLALGIAGFKMKDDIKWARLMFVYSLNYLTILFVLMVIVHL; the protein is encoded by the coding sequence ATGAATAAGACGAACTCAGTCATCGATGTTTCAGATGTAATCGAAGCTGGTCCAGATTCATCAGTTGCTGACGATCAGCAAAAATCATGGAAAGACTATCTCGTGTTAGCGAAGCAGGGGATTGTTACATCTAACTTAATTACAACCTTTGCCGGTATCTATTTGGCAATTGTTTATACAGGCACTGTGTTTACGATGCACCTAGGCACAATGATATTTGGGCTTTTAGGAGCTGCACTTGTCATGGCTGGTGGTTGCACGTTGAACAATTACATTGACCGCGATATCGATCATTTGATGGAGCGGACAAAAGAGCGTCCAACAGTTACAGGACGTTTCAGTGCAAAGCATGTGTTGTTAGTTGGTCTTTCTCAGGCTGCTTTAGGGATATTCTTCTTAGCGCTTACAACGCCAACTGCAGCTGTTATTGGGATCATTGGATTATTTATTTACGTCGTACTCTATACGATGTGGACAAAGAGAACGACAACGCTTAACACGATTGTCGGAAGTTTCTCAGGTGCCGTTCCGCCATTAATTGGTTGGGCAGCTATTGATGGAAGTCTGCATATGTATGCTTGGTTGCTTTTCTTTATTATGTTTTTCTGGCAACCACCACATTTCTTAGCTCTAGCTATGAAGCGTGTGGAAGAGTACCGAGCAGCTGGGATTCCAATGTTACCAGTTGTGGCAGGGTTTGAAATGACGAAACGACAAATGGTGGTCTATGTTGCGGCCTTATTACCAGTTTCGTTGATGCTTTATCCTTTTGGAATTGTCTACACAGTCGTCGCAGCTATTCTTGGTGTAGGTTGGTTAGCACTCGGAATCGCAGGATTTAAGATGAAAGATGACATTAAGTGGGCAAGGCTAATGTTTGTGTATTCGTTAAATTATTTAACGATTCTATTTGTTCTTATGGTCATTGTTCATCTTTAA
- the ctaD gene encoding cytochrome c oxidase subunit I, with amino-acid sequence MATQKQEKSVIWDWLTTVDHKKIAIMYLIAGTLFFVKAGVMALFMRIQLMYPEMNFLSGQTFNEFITMHGTIMLFLAATPLLFAFMNYVIPLQIGARDVAFPFVNALGFWIFFSGGLLLSMSWFFGGAPDAGWTAYVPLSSRDYAGVGLDFYVLGLQVSGIGTLISAINFLVTIVNMRAPGMTMMRLPLFVWTSFISSTLILFAFTPLAAGLALLMLDRLFDGQFFIPSMGGNVVLWQHIFWIFGHPEVYILVLPAFGIISEVIPAFSRKRLFGYTAMVFATMIIAFLGFMVWAHHMFTVGMGPVANSIFAIATMTIAVPTGIKIFNWLFTMWGGKITFNTAMLFASSFVPTFVLGGVTGVMLAMAPVDYLYHDTYFVVAHFHYIIVGGIVLSLFAGLFYWYPKMFGHMLNETLGKIFFWVFYIGFHLTFFVQHFLGLMGMPRRVYTYLGDQGLDAFNFISTIGTFFMSVAVIILVVNVIYSAFKGERVTVADPWDARTLEWATPTPVPEYNFAQTPQVRSLDPLFYEKIHGDGTMKPAEPVTDIHMPNGSILPLIMSIGLFFAGFGFIMLGMDNPIISPWIVAIGGLALTFGCMFVRSVKEDHGYHIPAEQVKADLAELKKGGN; translated from the coding sequence TTGGCTACACAGAAACAAGAAAAAAGTGTCATCTGGGACTGGTTAACAACAGTTGACCACAAAAAGATTGCGATTATGTATTTAATTGCGGGGACACTTTTCTTTGTCAAAGCTGGTGTGATGGCGCTATTTATGCGTATTCAGCTGATGTATCCTGAAATGAACTTCTTAAGTGGTCAAACATTTAATGAATTCATTACGATGCACGGTACGATCATGCTATTTTTAGCAGCCACACCGTTATTATTTGCATTTATGAACTATGTCATTCCACTACAAATCGGTGCCCGTGACGTTGCATTTCCATTTGTCAACGCGCTTGGGTTCTGGATCTTCTTCTCTGGTGGACTTTTACTAAGTATGAGTTGGTTCTTTGGTGGTGCACCAGATGCTGGATGGACAGCGTATGTGCCACTTTCGAGTCGTGATTATGCTGGAGTAGGACTTGATTTCTATGTATTAGGTCTTCAAGTTTCTGGTATTGGTACGCTAATTTCTGCGATTAACTTCTTAGTGACAATCGTAAATATGCGTGCGCCTGGTATGACGATGATGCGCCTACCATTATTCGTATGGACATCATTTATTTCATCTACATTAATTTTATTTGCTTTTACACCACTTGCTGCAGGTCTTGCATTATTAATGCTCGATCGACTGTTTGACGGTCAATTCTTCATTCCAAGCATGGGTGGTAACGTCGTTTTATGGCAACATATTTTCTGGATTTTCGGTCACCCTGAGGTATATATTCTAGTGTTACCTGCTTTTGGTATTATCTCTGAGGTTATCCCAGCGTTCTCAAGAAAGCGTCTATTTGGTTACACAGCGATGGTATTCGCTACGATGATCATTGCTTTCCTAGGATTCATGGTTTGGGCTCACCATATGTTTACAGTTGGTATGGGGCCTGTTGCAAACTCAATCTTTGCGATTGCAACAATGACCATTGCTGTTCCGACCGGTATTAAAATATTCAACTGGCTATTTACAATGTGGGGCGGGAAGATCACATTTAACACAGCGATGTTATTTGCTTCTTCATTCGTTCCGACGTTCGTTCTTGGTGGGGTTACTGGGGTCATGCTTGCTATGGCACCTGTTGATTACTTGTACCATGATACGTACTTTGTTGTAGCTCACTTCCACTACATTATTGTTGGTGGTATCGTTCTTTCATTATTCGCAGGACTATTCTATTGGTATCCGAAAATGTTTGGACATATGTTAAATGAAACACTTGGTAAGATCTTCTTCTGGGTCTTCTATATCGGTTTCCACTTAACATTCTTTGTTCAACATTTCCTAGGTTTAATGGGTATGCCTCGTCGTGTATACACATACCTTGGCGACCAAGGTTTAGATGCGTTTAACTTTATCAGTACAATTGGTACATTCTTTATGTCTGTAGCTGTAATCATTCTTGTGGTTAACGTTATCTACTCTGCATTCAAGGGTGAACGTGTAACGGTAGCAGACCCATGGGATGCTCGTACGCTTGAGTGGGCAACACCAACACCGGTACCTGAGTACAACTTTGCTCAAACACCGCAAGTTCGTTCACTTGATCCATTATTCTACGAAAAAATCCATGGCGATGGCACAATGAAGCCTGCTGAACCAGTTACGGATATTCATATGCCAAACGGTTCAATCTTGCCTTTAATTATGTCTATTGGATTATTCTTCGCTGGTTTTGGTTTCATTATGTTAGGAATGGATAACCCAATCATTAGCCCATGGATCGTTGCGATTGGTGGTTTAGCTCTTACATTTGGTTGTATGTTCGTTCGTTCTGTGAAAGAAGATCATGGTTACCACATTCCAGCTGAGCAAGTGAAAGCTGATTTAGCGGAATTAAAGAAAGGAGGGAACTAA